One window of the Tachypleus tridentatus isolate NWPU-2018 chromosome 10, ASM421037v1, whole genome shotgun sequence genome contains the following:
- the LOC143229777 gene encoding techylectin-5B-like gives MKIFTVVALLLSIYFPTESIQHFHTTCNDVGILEGIVDSMKELGEMAKQKIATIEGPVCSKRKGTYFHSIPENGKYIPSDCADVYYKGIRSSGIYEIWPRFLNHPIDVRCDMENDNGGWTIIQRRGDFDEKSDFFYQPWDIYKTGFGNLSKEFWLGNEPIFALSNQKKSVLRIDLKDFEGHSRYAEYSGFVVRSEVELFQMTYTTYKGDAGDSLDHHKGASFSTKDMDNDNHKTHCSQRYKGGWWYNACHHANLNGLYLRGNTTEHATGVTWFHWKGHDYSLKTTEMKLRPLDFAPDIEIPK, from the exons ATGAAGATTTTCACTGTTGTTGCATTATTACTTTCCATATATTTTCCAACGGAAAGCATCCAGCATTTCCACACAACATGCAATGATGTTGGAATCCTTGAAGGAATTGTAGATTCCATGAAAGAATTAGGTGAAATGGCAAAACAGAAAATTGCGACAATAGAAG ggCCAGTATGTTCGAAAAGAAAAGGCACATACTTTCACTCCATTCCTGAAAATGGAAAGTATATTCCGTCAGACTGTGCTGATGTCTATTACAAAGGTATTCGTTCAAGTGGTATCTACGAAATCTGGCCACGTTTTCTAAATCATCCTATTGACGTAAGGTGTGATATGGAAAACGACAATGGTGGATGGACG ATAATACAAAGACGTGGAGACTTTGATGAAAAAAGCGACTTTTTCTATCAACCTTGGGATATATACAAGACAGGATTTGGTAACTTATCTAAAGAATTTTGGTTAG GAAATGAGCCTATATTCGCTTTATCGAATCAGAAAAAATCAGTATTACGTATTGATTTGAAAGATTTTGAAGGACACAGTCGGTATGCTGAATATTCAGGATTTGTTGTTAGGAGTGAAGTGGAGCTTTTCCAGATGACGTACACAACGTATAAAGGTGACGCAG GAGACTCCTTGGATCACCACAAAGGGGCGTCGTTCTCCACTAAAGATATGGACAACGACAACCACAAAACGCATTGTTCTCAAAGATACAAAGGAGGTTGGTGGTATAACGCATGTCATCATGCTAATCTGAACGGACTATATCTTCGAGGAAATACTACAGAGCACGCTACGGGCGTCACGTGGTTTCACTGGAAGGGTCATGATTACTCACTGAAAACAACAGAGATGAAATTAAGACCTCTTGACTTTGCTCCCGACATTGAAATTCCCAAGTAG